The sequence agattatggcatctggtcccatcacttcatggcaaatagatgaggaaacagtggcagactttattttcttgggctccaaaatcactgcagatggtgactacagccatgaaattaaaagatatttgctccttggaagaaaagctgtgaccaatctagacagtatattaaaaagcagagacattactttgccaacaaaggtccatttagtctaagctatagtttttccagtagtcatgtatggatgtgagcgttgcactttaaagaaagctgagcgccgaagaattgattcttttggactgtggtgttggagaagactcttgagagtcccttggcctgcaaggagatctaaccagtccatcctaaaggaaatcagtcctgaatattcattgaaaggactgatgctgaagctgaaactccagtactttggccacctgatgcaaggagctgactcattggaaaagaccctgatgctgggaaagattgaagacaggaggagaagaggacaacagaggatgagattgttgaatggcatcaccgactcaatggacatgagcttgggtaagctctgggacttgatgatggacagggaggcatgcttCACTCCGTAAGGTAGCAAAGATTTgcacactactgagcgactgaactgaactgaactaaataggaCTGAAGAGGCAAAAGATAAGCCTGCAGGACTTTGAAGTTTGGCTAGGAACAGTAAACAACGTACATTTCCTAGAGGCAGATTCTCTACAGTCTGAGGCTATTCCTTTGTACCCTCCCCAAAGCCCTTAAAATAGGCATttgagggaattccttggcattCCAGGGTTTAGGACTCCTCACTGATGAGGACCTTgcttcaatcccaggtcagggaactaggatcccacaagcccttGGGTGCagccagagaaaagagaaagaaaaagacatttgagAAACTCTTCTGGGTTCCCAGGGCTATAGTGACTATATGGGTCTCTCTTGTTGGTCCAGGTTTACACGTCCAAGATTTGGACAGAGTCCCTCTCCATGGGACAGACTGTAACAATGAGCACCACTAGAGATCATGTACCAAAGCAACTACTTTTCTGTCTCATATTATTGAAGGGCAGAAATATAGTCTCACTGTCCCCAAGAAAGGGCCTGAGAGAGAAGCCGCCAAGGACACAAAGCTGACCAAaacctctctcctctctgccaggCTCAAATAGGCCTGTCTTTTGATTCCAATCAATAGACTGCTAGGCAGATGGTGAGCTCGCTGAAGGCAGGAACAAAGATACCCCCTGCGGCACTGAATACAACCTGCACACCTCTGAAGCTGAGAAAGCCCCAACCCGGCTCTGAGAAGAGGGAACAGAAAGGGGGAGGGAGCCGGAGCCAAGAGCTCCTGCCTTCCCCTTCAGGCGGCGGGGAAGTGCTAATGaaaagcctgccaggcctctAACGAGAACTAAACCGCCAGCAGGCTGTGATTGCTCATTGTTTGGTTATAATTAGCCACGTGTTCTGCGATGGCAAAGCTGCAGCCTGCTGCAagcaggagcagagctgggggaGGGCTGCCACCCTCGCAGTCACCAGCCTCTGGCTCTGGGCTCCAAGACCTGCTTCCTGGCACTGTCTGCCCTGCACCCAGGGGCAAGGCTCCCAGCTGGCCTATGTGAATCACTCATACTGGCCCCATACCAAGTCCTGTCCCTAAGCCAAAGAGGAACTGCCTACTGTGGctgcaggagggagggagctgaAAAATCAGGTACAGCTGAGCGGTAGACCAAGTTGTCTGTAATTCCAAGCcgtgtgacctcagacaagttATTCAACCTCCGGGCCTCACTTTCCCCACCTATAAAATAGGACAATAAGAGTACCCATCCTCCTTGTGGGGTGTGGTGAGACTTGAAAGGGCTACCTCATTTAAGGCATTTGGCAGAGTGCCTGGTGTGCTGTTGGCGCTCAGGGCTCTGTGCCTGCAGCTGTGGAGGGGACCGAAGTGGGCGTCTTTCTCAGgccctttcctctcctttctccactGCTTGTCCTCACACCCTTGGTTGGGCTCCACGCCCCTCCCCGACTCCCCCAGTCCCCCCTCCAGCCTCTGGCTACTCTTTTTTCTTCCCTATGGAACCAACTTTTGGGCAAGGGTCTGCATTAGCAGTTTTAGTCTCAGTGTGAACTCTGTGACCTCTCCTAGGAGGTCTTGAACATTTTTTAGTGACCATCAgaaaaaaagggcttcccaggtagacgATGATTTAGTTGTTAAGTTCTGTCAGACTTTTGCAACGTCGTGAaccagagcccgccaggctcctctgtccgtgggatttcccaggcaagaatactggagcgggttgccatttccctctccaggggatcttcctgacccagggatcaaacccgtgtctcctgatcaaactggtgtctcctgcattggcaggcggtcttctgcattgcaagcagattccttaccactgagccaccagggaagtgttaaaagaacccacctgccaatgtaggagacataagagatgcaggtttgatccctgagtcgggaagatcccctggaggagggcacagcagcccactccagtattcttgcctggagaatcctatggacaaaggagcctggtgggctacagtccacagggtctcacagagctggacacaactgaagtgacttagcactcacacaatggaaaaaaaaaaaatttttacatagTGACCcaagacacacatatatatgggtaaataaaacagaagaatcaAAAGTTTCAGGAAACAGTATTTATTCAAATCAAGTGTGGTGTATTCTGACATGTtctgttctcttccttttctattctGTGTCTCTATCTAAATCTGTATCTCTTTGTCTATCTGTAGTTTTGAAGTTTTGCTAAAACTTAGTATCTTCTAAATGATTTCAGGACCGAACAGTGTGTTGAGACCAGTATTGTGAAAAACAATGCCCCAGGTGGAAGAGGCCAGTTAACTCTCACCTTTCATTATAGAGTCAAACTCTATTCCCTCCTAAATGGATTTTTATCAGGGAATTAGTGgaaaagagaattctgaaagCTAAAGCCATACAGCCACATCTGAGACTTAAAGATGAAAGCAAGTTTGAATCTGTTCATCAGGAGAGTGGATTTTTTTGCATAAGTTTTGGGGGCTTTAGAATCAAGCTTCCAAATAAAAGAGATCACCCATCCTTTGTTCCTACACCAACCCACAAGCTAATTTTTCCTTAGCTGGGATTCTAGCAAATCTTTCAAACGCCATTCTGCCTAGGTGCTGGGGAAGGACAAGATTTATATAGATTTCAGCTGGACAGGAAATGCTGTGAGTTAAGATTGTACTTACAGTTTTTTTCCATAACAGATTCAGGGCGTGTGGCCTTGGAAGTACTTATGAAGACAataggataaaatatttaaaactagaaCTGTCCTGGCAAGCCCCCAACTTAGAATCACAAGGTTACCATAAGAAGTGAAGAATCTGATGCCAAGAGAATCAGAGAAGGGAGAAGTCCTTTATCCCATACACCTAGGTCCAGGTGTATTGATTGGAGGAAAGGAGCCTTGGGCTTCCAGAACCTTCTGGAATACCAGATACTTCTCCTAATACCCTTGAGGGTGCTTAGTAATTAAATACACAAGTAGATTTGTAGGAGGACTGGCTCCTCCTGattgggaagaggagaaagagagagagtaagGGGAGTAGAAGGCTTCCAAAGTGTATCTTGGTTTTGCTTACAGTTACGTGGGCTCTCAGCTTTTCTCACCCGGCTCTGCTCCCATCTCACAGGTCCTCACAGCTCCCTCAGTCAACTCTACCCTTAACAATTTGACTTTGGCCAAAGGTGGCTGTTTTTATTGAAGAAGGAAGAAGTCCTGGGCTGGGCTGAATGTTCACACTTGGTTCTTCTTAGATCAGTCCCATGGAGGAGAGTGACTGAATCATTTCCTCGTCATTTAGGCGCTCAAATGCTGGgattccttcctcctttctatACTACAAACTGGGTTTCTGAAGCTTGAGTAGGACAACAGTCCCTTGGAAGGATCTAAGGATCCCACTCTTCACAACTGTCTACTTCCAGCCCTAGTTGTATACGCTGCCTGCATCCTCACTTCTCAGTAGGACCCAGAATCTATCGGAATGGTCATCTCCGGACCTGGGCCTCTGTGAGTCCCTCAGGAAGGAGGTGGATTCCAACGTATACACAAGGATTTGCTTTGGGACACAGGGAGGAAACCAGGTGAGATAAAGGAAAGCCTCCTCTGAAACCTTCCTCTCACGGACCACAAGGAGAGAAGGTGAAGGGCGCAGGAGGTCATCTCTCAAAATGTCTTTCAATTGCTATTAAACAAATTGGCTCAGCCCAGCACATGAGATCAATGCTCACACACTCCCAACCTCAACGCCAGAAAGTAAAACTCAAGTCCTTTTAACTGTTTACCCGGTCACCTCATTCCAAGCTCTGACCTCTCTTCCTTGGCCCTGCACCTTCGGAAAATAGTGCCTTTGATGAAAAGCCCTGGCTGCTGTTACTTTCTGCCATCTACCTCCTTTGCCTACTGGTTTCCTATGTCTATGTCTCTGGGAGTCTAATTGTGATTAAATTACAGGGTAATACTAATAAGGGGGTGAGAACCCAGCTAATGGCTCACTGTTCCACTAGGCAACAATTGTAGTAATCACAAAGTGAAAGGCTCTCACACGTTAGCTGGAGGTTGCTGGGGTTTCCTGGCCTACACTTCCTCCACACCCCTGTCTGAGCAAGTGAATACAGTTCACAGGGCACACCAAAAACCCAGAGGCAAGTGAAGATGAAAACAACATTATTGAAGGAATGAGGGGGAAAGCAAGAAAACTTTCAGAAATGAGAACTGGCGTCAcagcaaaagcagaaataaagagaacTGGGTTCAACATCTTGGAAAAAAATATCTTGGAAAATGAAACCAAGTAACCAAATCAACACGAAAGGGTTTTGGTGTAGGATATCGGGGATGTGATGAAGTTGGAGAAGCACTGGTCCTGCACTCACTTTCTCTGGATTCGTCCTGACAGAGAGCACATATGAAATAAACAGGCAACTCTGCAAAGCAAATCCACACCACAGGTGTTCCAAAGAGATACAGTCAACAGCACCACCATTTCATCTAATAAATTGTACTCGCATTGAGATAGAAGAAAAACAACATGACTCAGGCTCTGACATCAAGGTCCACACAGTCCAAGATGGGGGACTCAATAGTGTCTACCAACAAGTCCCCAATTCCTGACTCTCATGACCcatttctcaaattaaaaaagcacaacactacagtatactaacacatatatacggaatttagaaagatggtaacaatggccctatatgcagggcagaagaagagacgcagaagtacagaacagacttttgatctctgtgggagaagggaagggtgggatgtttcgaaagaacagcatgtatattatctgtggtgaaacagaccaccagcccaggtgggaggcatgagtcaagtgctcgggcctggtgggctgggaagatccagaggaattgggtggagagggaggtgggatgggagaccgggatggggaattcgtgtaactctatggctgattcacatcaatgtatgacaaaacccactgaaaaattaaaaaataaaaaaatttaaaaaaataaaagcacttcaTAGAATCTCAGCTATAAGGAACAGAGGGCTTCCTATGCTCATTCTACAGATGTagaaaccaagactcagagagGTAAATTGCTCGAGATCATGTACAGTCCAAGTTTCCAAATTTGTTTGGCTCTTGCCTCTTCCTGCAGGAGTCCCCAGCGATGTCTCAGTCCATTCTTGAAGAAGTCTGCTCCACCACCTCACATCACACCTTGGAGATGCTAGAAAGCAGGGAGGGACAGCAACTCCCCTCCAGAGTCAGGGTACCACACAAGGATGTCCATGGCCATACAGAGCTTGCTTGAAGCACTGCCTCTCTTTTTCACTAGTGCCCCCTCTCTCACTAGAATGCAGATCTGGGTCTATAGAGGCAGGGCCTgggagtgttagtcgctcagtcaagtctgactccttgtgacgtcatggactgtagcccaccaggctcttctgtctatggaattttccaggcaagaatgctgaaatgggttgccatttctttctccaggggatcttcccaacccagggatcaaacctgtgtctcctgcattgcaagcaaattctctcctgtctgagtcaccagggaagcagggcCTTGGAAATACATCCAAATGGTATACAGTATCTTATGACTGAAAATTAGAAGAAAAGGTCATGTTAATGCCTCGGATTCAGATAATAGAAGCATTCTGGTTCAAGACATACCCTAAATCAAATGAAAGCAGATATTAAAATAGAAGTTTCAGCTAAATCACAACAAATTCCAAATTCCAAAGTGAGGTGCTAGAACGGGATTTACAAACTAAGTGGCAAAAGACTATTTAAGGTACAATAgagttgaggatttttttttttcatttatttttattagttggaggctaattactttacaatattgtagtggtttttgtcgtacattgacttgaattagccatggatttacatgtattccccatcccgattccccctcccacctccctctctacccgatccctctgggtcttcccagtgcacccgccctgagcacttgtctcatgcatccaacctgggctggtgatctgtttcaccctagataatacacatgttttgatgctgttctcttgaaacatcccaccctcgccttctccgacagagtccaaaagtctgttttgtacttctgtgtctctttttctgttttgcatatagggttatcattaccatctttctaaattccatatatatgtgttagtatactgtaatggtctttatctttatggcttacttcTTTCTGTAAaataggttccagtttcttccacctcattagaactgattcaaatgaattctttttaatggctgagtaatattccattgtggatatgtaccatagcttccttatccattcatctgctgatgggcatctaggttgcttccatgtcctggctattataaacagtgctgtgatgaacattggggtgcacatgtctctttcagatctggtttcctcggtgtgtatgcccaggagtgggattgctgggtcatatggcagttctatttccagttttttaagaaatctccacactgttctccatagcggctgtactagtttgcattcccaccaacagtgtaagagggttcccttttctccacaccctctccagcatttattgcttatagacttttggatagcagccatcctgactggcatgtaatggtacctcattgtggttttgatttgcaaaacaaaacccctatatatgctgtctacaagggacccacctcaaaacaagggacacatacggACTGAAAGAGAAGGgctggagaaaaatatttcacgcaaacggagaccaaaagaaagcaggaatcgcaatactcatatcaaataaaataaactttaaaataaaggctgtgaaaagagttGAGGATTTTAGATGAGATTTTAGATGAGAATTTCTTTGGAGAAAGTTGTGTTATGAATTCCACCCCATTCCTATCTCAAATGTGTCAAGACTGAGAAACCAGAGGCGTTCCCTGGGggtctagtggttagaattcAACACTTTCACTGCTTtgacctgggttcgttccctgttcggggaaactgagatcctacaagctgcacaGCTTGGCAAGAAAAAAGCCTGAGAAACCAAAACAGCAAGAAAGATGGCAGGGTCGAATTTTCTTTTGGAAAGTTGAGAAGTTAGGGCAAAGGTGAGAGCttgtgagtgagtgagagagagggCTGCCTAGAATAGTTGAAGATCCCACCTAAGAGAACAGCCTAGAGGGGCAGAGAGACTTCAGCCaggaggaaagtgaagtgaaagtgcaagttgctccattgtgtctgactctctgtgaccccatggactatacagtccttggaattctccaggccaaaatactggagtgggtagcctttcccttctccaggggatcttcccagcccagggatcgaacccagatctcccgcattgcaggcagattctttaccagctgaaacaccagggaagcccaagaatactggagttagtagcctatcccttctccaggggatcttcccgacccaggaatccaactggggtctcttgcattgcaggtggattctttaccaactaagctatcagggaagcccagagaagctAGAGGTATGGCCAGATTCCTAGGGCTGGGGGAAGGAGCAAGTGATAAGCCCAAGGAAAGTACATCAGTCTGACTGAAGAACTGCATATGACAGCAATGGAGGTGTTacggactgaatgtttgtgcctCCTCAAAATTCTTATGTAGAAATCTTAGCCCTAGATGTGATGGTGTTTGAAGGAGGGAGatctgggaggtgattaggtcatgagggtggagctctCATGAAATGAGATTTAGTGCCCTTAGAAGAAGAGGCCAAAAAACTAATTCATTCTCATTCTGCCATGTGAGGAAACGATGGGACTGGTCAGCGTTGGCCAGTTGTCTTCTTGGCAACCAGAAGACAGCTCTCAGGAAAGCCCCCGCACCTCAGACTTCAGCCTCCAGAGCTAGGAGTAATCAATTTCTGTTcttataagccacccagcctaTGGTATTTTGCTATGTAGCTGTCTGAACTGATTAAGACAGGAGGTGATAGAAAACACCCACACAAGTCAGCTTTAAACACCTGCCAAGTCCAGAAAACAACGCCAGATTCCCATGCCTGCACCAAGCAACTGGGAACTTTCCTACTTTTTCCCGCTCCAACACTGTAAGCACCAAAAACTACAGTTAAAAAGATAGAAGAGTAATactctattaaaaaaagatatccagcatctaaaaaaaaaaaaaaaaaaaaagatggaagagGAGGGACAGAGGTGtccctgaaggagatgggaaaagCTAggctgaaggagatgggaaaagCCTTAATTTTACATCATATTTGGAATGTTAATGATtatatgaactttttttttttttttttttttttttttttagaataacaaaaaatattttactaaaacaTAAGATTTACAGAAGTTTCCAGACAAGCCATACAAAATGGTCACAAGCTTCTCTTCTTGAAGGGAGGATTTTACACTTGACAGCAAGGTCACAATGTTATTAGTGAGGGCTGTGATGTCTGTTTAATGTTCCCATTTTGGCTCAAACAATCAAGCTTGTCCATCTACAGCGTCTAAATAAAGTTAGACTTGGCTAGAGAGCATATTCTAAAGAACTGGTTAGCTGCTTTTAACCAATGCAATTAGATCACCATAAAAAGGGGGAAAGGagcccataaaattaaaataaaactaccttcccccccccaccaaaaaaaaataataataataaaataaagaaaaacacccaCACCCCTGCAGCTAACCCTGACAACTACCTTCATTCACAGTGCTTTATACTTAAACCATGATGGGGGAAATGAATAAAAGCAGAGAGGCGCCACTGCTTTTAAACGTTTCGCAACAATCCAGATGGTACTTCTAGCCTCTGCTCATGCTTTACAACAGTGAATCAGGACAAGACATAGATTTGCTAATGTGCATTTAATCACCAAAGGGTTGAAGATGTCTGGGTTTTTATTCTGTAATGTTTCTAAGACTGTGTCCattaaatgcaaacaaaaaaggaagaagtcTTGGCAGAATAGGAGAAGTGATGCACACTTGAGGATCGAAGCGATTTAAATATTATTCATGGCATATAGCCTAGTCCATGCTCTAGCTGTTTCTATGGCTTGGGCTTCATTGGTCTTCCACTGCTCCGCTACATCATTTGCTAACGGATCATCTGGATTGGGAGCACTTAACAAAGCCTGGATCGATAGCAGAACTGTGCGGATCTGCAGTGCTGGGGACCACTTATCTTTCAAAATATCTAAACATATTCTTCCCAACTTGTCTACATTAGGATGATAAATTTTGGTCATGAAACGTACTTTAGGGGCTGCCATTGGGTATTCTTCTGGAAGGAATAGTTCAAGTTTAAAAGTCCCTCCCTCAAAGGGGGAATCCTGAGGGCCAGCAATGACCACATGAAAATAACGGGCGTTGCTCTCATCTGGTTCTGCTTTAATGCCAGGAACTGGTTCTGCCAGCAAACGCTGGGTTTCCTTGATAATCCTGCGGGGCAGCCCGGCCATCTTGTCAGATCCCGAGTTCGGCCTCTGGTCTCGTCTCCGGCTCCGCTCTCCTCACGCCTATATGAACTTTTTAATCACTGAgttttttcctactccaggggcccttcctgacccagggatcgcacccacgtcacttatgtctcctgcaggtggattctttaccactgcacctcctgggaagccagtcTATATTCAGGCTTGGATGAATACAGGCTAAGGAAGATCAAGAAAATCACAGAGTCTGCCTGAAATTTTATCCAGATGCAGTAGACGCAACAGCCCCACCCAATGAATTTAAAGGCTTAACAAGAGAGAAAGCTTGAGGTTCTTTACAATTACTTCCTATGAGTTGAATTTGTTTAATGTGACAATTCctaaccccaagaaaaagaaatgcaagaaagcaaaatggctgtctgaggaggccttacaaacagctgtaaaaagaagagaagcgaaaagcaaaggagaaaaggaaacatatacccatttgaattcagaattccaaagaatatcaaggagagataagaaagccttcctcagcgatcaatgcaatagaggaacacaatagaatgggaaagactagcgatctcttcaagaaaattagagataccaaggggatatttcatgcaaagatgggctcaataaaggacagaaatggtatggacctaacagaagcagaagatattaagaagaggtggcaagaatacacagaagaactgtacaaaaaagatcttcatgacccagataatcacgaagctgtgatcactcacactcacctagagccagacatcctggaatgtgaagtcaggtgggccttaggaagcatcactacgaacaa comes from Muntiacus reevesi chromosome 18, mMunRee1.1, whole genome shotgun sequence and encodes:
- the LOC136149205 gene encoding ubiquitin-conjugating enzyme E2 N; the protein is MAGLPRRIIKETQRLLAEPVPGIKAEPDESNARYFHVVIAGPQDSPFEGGTFKLELFLPEEYPMAAPKVRFMTKIYHPNVDKLGRICLDILKDKWSPALQIRTVLLSIQALLSAPNPDDPLANDVAEQWKTNEAQAIETARAWTRLYAMNNI